The following proteins are encoded in a genomic region of Devosia lucknowensis:
- a CDS encoding branched-chain amino acid ABC transporter permease: MFEVIFLQFLNGLDKGAAYALIALGLTLVFGTLGVVNFAHGALFMLGAFCAVTVRMFLTMETVTIDPERLSPWGQPLEIREPLVQAWFGDFGAVLVNYSVPLSILITIPVMLLIGIGMERGIIKHFYKRPHAEQILVTFGLAIVAQEVIKSIFGPNPMPQPMPTDFRGAADIGAWLGMQANVITYPIWRLVYFLFAAVVIGGVFAFLQFTTFGMVVRAGMADRETVGLLGINIDRRFTIMFGLAAVVAGMAGVMYTPILPPNYHIGMDFLVLSFVVVVVGGMGSLPGAVLAGFLLGILQSFASMNQVKAVFPGIDQIIIYLVAVVILLVRPRGLMGRRGVMEA, from the coding sequence ATGTTCGAAGTCATCTTTCTGCAATTCCTCAACGGGCTCGATAAAGGCGCTGCCTACGCGCTGATCGCCCTTGGCCTCACCCTCGTGTTCGGCACGCTGGGCGTGGTCAATTTCGCGCATGGCGCGCTCTTCATGCTTGGCGCGTTCTGCGCCGTGACCGTGCGAATGTTCCTCACCATGGAAACGGTCACCATCGACCCCGAACGCCTCTCGCCCTGGGGACAGCCGCTGGAAATCCGCGAACCGCTGGTACAGGCGTGGTTTGGCGATTTTGGCGCGGTTCTGGTCAACTATTCCGTGCCCCTGTCCATCCTCATCACCATCCCGGTCATGCTGCTCATCGGCATCGGCATGGAACGCGGCATCATCAAGCACTTCTACAAGCGCCCCCATGCCGAACAGATCCTTGTCACCTTCGGCCTCGCCATCGTTGCGCAGGAAGTGATCAAGTCGATCTTCGGGCCAAACCCGATGCCCCAGCCCATGCCGACCGATTTCCGCGGCGCGGCCGATATCGGCGCGTGGCTGGGCATGCAGGCCAATGTCATCACCTACCCCATCTGGCGCCTGGTCTATTTCCTCTTCGCGGCCGTGGTCATCGGCGGTGTCTTCGCCTTCCTGCAGTTCACCACCTTCGGCATGGTGGTGCGCGCCGGCATGGCCGATCGGGAGACCGTGGGGCTGCTCGGCATCAATATCGACCGCCGCTTCACCATCATGTTCGGCCTTGCCGCCGTGGTCGCAGGCATGGCGGGGGTCATGTACACGCCCATCCTGCCGCCCAACTACCACATCGGCATGGATTTCCTGGTGCTGTCCTTCGTTGTCGTCGTGGTGGGCGGCATGGGCTCGCTGCCCGGCGCCGTCCTGGCAGGTTTCCTCCTGGGCATCCTGCAGTCCTTCGCGTCCATGAACCAGGTGAAAGCCGTCTTCCCCGGCATCGACCAGATCATCATCTATCTCGTCGCCGTCGTCATTCTACTCGTTCGTCCGCGGGGCCTCATGGGTCGGCGCGGTGTGATGGAGGCCTGA
- a CDS encoding branched-chain amino acid ABC transporter permease, with product MNPNLMSRNDLFLLLGFTVVVLAMPIWLAPFGAGYPDLLQRFMIYGIFAVGFNILFGLTGYLSFGHAAFFGVGSYTAVWSLKLLTLDAIPAMFFAVIVSGLFALVIGFLCLRRSGIYFSILTLAFAQMSYNLAYSVLTPITNGETGLQLTLSDPRVLDAAVGHGFVGQPIPTLLGTPIGGYAGFYFCAGFLIITFFLAQRIAGSPFGMMLKAIKSNQTRMQFTGFNTRPYALSAFVISGMYAGLAGALLAVTDPLAGAERMQWTASGEVVLMTILGGVGTLVGPVIGAWIIKYFENILSALNDNILARFFDFLPDGMDSVVVKVVGKFVGDGWHLTLGLLFVIIVIFLPGGIMEGVRRIAAAFRNRGSTPRSTTQTQAAE from the coding sequence ATGAACCCCAATCTCATGTCCCGCAACGACCTCTTCCTGCTGCTCGGCTTCACGGTCGTGGTTTTGGCCATGCCAATCTGGCTGGCGCCCTTCGGCGCCGGCTACCCGGACCTGCTGCAGCGTTTCATGATCTACGGCATCTTCGCCGTCGGCTTTAACATCCTCTTCGGGCTCACCGGCTACCTCAGCTTCGGCCACGCCGCCTTCTTCGGTGTCGGTTCCTACACGGCCGTCTGGTCGCTCAAGCTGCTGACGCTTGATGCCATCCCGGCCATGTTTTTCGCCGTCATCGTCTCGGGTCTCTTTGCCCTCGTCATCGGCTTCCTCTGCCTGCGCCGCTCCGGCATCTACTTCTCTATCCTCACCCTCGCCTTCGCGCAGATGAGCTACAACCTCGCCTATTCGGTGCTCACCCCGATCACCAATGGCGAAACCGGTCTGCAGCTCACCCTGAGCGATCCGCGCGTCCTCGACGCGGCCGTCGGCCACGGCTTCGTCGGCCAGCCGATCCCGACCCTTCTGGGCACGCCCATCGGCGGTTACGCCGGCTTCTACTTCTGCGCCGGCTTCCTGATCATCACCTTCTTCCTCGCCCAGCGCATCGCCGGCTCACCTTTCGGCATGATGCTCAAGGCCATCAAGTCCAACCAGACGCGCATGCAGTTCACCGGGTTCAATACCCGTCCCTATGCGCTCTCCGCCTTCGTGATCTCGGGCATGTATGCCGGGCTTGCCGGTGCGCTTCTCGCCGTCACCGATCCGCTTGCCGGTGCCGAACGCATGCAGTGGACCGCCTCGGGCGAAGTCGTGCTGATGACCATTCTGGGCGGCGTCGGCACCCTTGTGGGTCCGGTCATCGGCGCTTGGATCATCAAGTACTTCGAGAACATCCTCTCGGCGCTCAACGACAATATCCTCGCCCGTTTCTTCGACTTCCTGCCCGATGGCATGGATAGCGTCGTGGTCAAGGTCGTGGGCAAGTTCGTCGGCGACGGCTGGCACCTGACGCTGGGCCTGCTCTTCGTGATCATCGTCATCTTCCTGCCCGGTGGCATCATGGAAGGCGTGCGCCGCATCGCCGCCGCCTTCCGCAACCGCGGATCGACGCCGCGCTCCACCACCCAGACCCAAGCCGCAGAGTAG